A single Garra rufa chromosome 9, GarRuf1.0, whole genome shotgun sequence DNA region contains:
- the tmem74 gene encoding transmembrane protein 74, with translation MASVELLYIDNRGGRPDPPRVLDWSSSPLHVHRLNSSVEEASSTQKVPACEGQCNSAPRTAPVRGQHGQHRHHPTEKVRVCCDEELETSFTYIDENVNLRLATPDTSEKSARRVTSLHDSSSEIRPEGLQELSLMSDIDLSSESSGKSVDYGFISAVTFLITGISLVIISYTVPRDVKVNPDNVSAREMERLENESARIGAHLDRCVIAGLCLLTLGGVVLSTLLMISMWKGEMYRRKAFAYSKHSAKLYGSINLRTRSSPSRSSPPHSLVEEENGDAVS, from the coding sequence ATGGCCTCGGTGGAGTTACTCTACATAGATAATCGAGGGGGAAGACCTGATCCCCCAAGGGTACTGGATTGGTCTTCTAGCCCTCTTCATGTTCACAGGCTAAACAGTTCAGTGGAAGAAGCTTCTTCCACTCAGAAGGTGCCTGCCTGTGAGGGACAGTGTAATTCAGCACCAAGGACGGCTCCCGTCAGAGGACAACATGGCCAGCACCGACATCATCCCACAGAGAAGGTCAGGGTGTGTTGTGACGAGGAGCTGgagacctcattcacatacatcGACGAAAACGTCAATCTCCGGTTGGCCACTCCGGACACCAGCGAGAAAAGCGCTCGCCGTGTGACATCGCTCCACGACTCCTCAAGCGAAATCCGTCCCGAGGGCCTTCAGGAGTTGTCGTTGATGTCCGACATCGACCTCAGCTCAGAGAGTTCGGGGAAATCTGTGGATTACGGATTCATTAGCGCAGTCACGTTTCTGATCACCGGGATCTCGCTGGTGATCATATCGTATACGGTCCCTCGTGACGTCAAAGTGAACCCCGACAACGTCTCCGCACGTGAAATGGAGAGACTTGAGAACGAGAGCGCCAGGATAGGCGCGCACCTCGACAGGTGCGTTATCGCCGGCCTTTGCCTTCTCACCTTAGGCGGAGTGGTGTTGTCCACTCTTCTAATGATTTCAATGTGGAAAGGTGAGATGTACAGGAGGAAAGCCTTTGCTTATTCGAAGCACTCTGCAAAGCTCTACGGTTCGATTAATTTAAGAACAAGATCGAGTCCTAGTCGCTCGTCGCCACCACACAGTTTGGTTGAGGAGGAGAACGGCGATGCTGTTAGTTGA